TAGTTTTATCCCGGAAGTTTCTAGTTCCCCCTGGGTCACTAACAAAGCCCATTTTATACTATTCACGATTTCAGCAACACCCACACCTTCATCTTCCCTGATCCCCATATCAGAAGAGTCTAAAATTCGTTTTTTAACCTCATTACTCATCTTTTATCACCATTGAACAATTATATGGATTTTAAAAAAGGTTTGAGAACCTCTAAAAAAATCATTAGTACTTTATATTAAATATTTATTATTATAGTTTCTGAAGATGGGAAGTTGAAAGATAGAAAAAAATAAAGATGGGAAAAAAACAATAACCATTAAATTTTCCTAACCCCGTTTGAATATTTTGCTGATTAACAGCAAATAATCGATAGAATAATTGATAGAATAAATAGAAATGCTTGAATGATAGAAAATGAGGAAATTAAAAATTTTAGGAATAGATCTTGCTGGTAAACCTGATAATCCCAGTGGAGTTTGCATTTTAGAAGCAGATGAGAATAAATTTTGCGAGGTAAGTTTGTCTACCCTTTATTCAGATAAGGAAATATTAGATAAGATTAATTCCATTCAACCATCTTTAATTGTAATGGATGCACCTCTTTCACTACCTAAAGGACGTTGCTGTCTGGATAAAAATTGTGAATGTGCAGTAGGCGGGCATTTCCGCCAATCAGAACGTGAAATACGTGTTTACGGACCAGTACTTCCATTGACCTTTACTGGGATGAAAATGTTGACATTGAGGGGTGTTGGTTTGGCTCAAGTTCTCAGAGAAAAATATCTATTAAAAGAGACCCATCCGCGCACAGTTCAAAAGATACTCGGTTTGGAGAATTTGAAAACAGATCTGGAGAGATATTTCCAAATTCCCTTGAACTCCACTTCACACGAACTTGACGCGGTATTAGCTGCTTTATGCGGATTGTATTATCTTAATGAATCTTATGTTGAATTAGGAGATGTGGATGAAGGTACAATAATTATTCCCAAAGATAAAAATTGATCAAATAAATTTGGAAACAGAGTTATATGAAAATTTTTGAAAATATCCATTTTTAAACTGATAATAATTTAAATAAACTCAGTTAGAGAAAATTTAGACAAAACATTTGATTAAAAATCGATAATAAAAAAAAAAACATGTGATACATTTAATAATGAGAAAGAATTTTGCCTGCTGACTAACTCGACATGGTCATAGGTAGCTAACCATCATCCCTCCATGAGTAACCCTCGTAGCAGGCAGTCTGTCCAGTGCTGGGTTTCTCCTACTCATTGCAGGCATCGCCTAAGCTTGTAAGAGGACCGTAGGCACAAGTCTATAAAGATATGACAGTGAAATTAGGTGTATTAATTTTTATACAAATAAATTGATTGCAAGAATGGTTTATATTTTCCAAGTTTATATTTCTAAGTTATTTCTAAGTAATATTATCTTCTATAATTTTATCTTCTATAATTGTAACTTCTCTTTTTGATACTTCTTTTTCATATTATTTGAATTTTTCAATTACAAATTTGGAAATAAAATACCTAAAAATAGCATAAAAAAGTTAGAATAGGATTAAGTTAGGATTTCCAAGAGGAAAATATTTTGGAAGATTATAATGTTGATTCAGAGTTTCTTAATCGCTTTTTCTTATTGAAAGCAACCCAAATCATCCATTTGGTAATCACTGATCTTAAGAAATTTTGTAGATGAACTGATGACCTTGGAATGATTATCCTGGATTAATCTAAGATAACAAGTAATTTAATGAAAATTAAAGAGGGGGTGTCCCCTCCACTTGGGAGGGGATGGGTGTTAATTTGAAAGGGGTTGCCCTCTCCATAGGAGAGGGCTGGGGTGAATATAAGATATAAAGAGGGGGGTTTCCCCTTCACATAAGCGAAGGGGAGGGGGGTGATCCCTCCACAAGGGAGGGGTCAAATTAAAAGGGGGGATCCCCTCCAGACAAGTGGAGGGGATGAATGGGGTTAAATTGACATAGGGCTACCTCCCATGAGATCATATCAAAAAGGGAGAACTTTACATAAGGCCCTATATATGTGAAGATAATGGCCGGCAACGTCATGAGGTTCCCATAGGCTCTCGCCCACAGTACAGCTCAAATCGCTGGAGGACTTTACTTCTGGGATCGAAACGAGTCCAGGTGTGGCCCCTCCGCTATGGTCGCCGTGCCAATGAATGTATGAAGTAGATAGTGCACATCTGAGATGTGAATTCTATGCATTTTCACCCTAACTGAATACACCTGATTAGAAAAACTATGAAATTATGCTTATCGGACGTTGGAAACAGCAGACTGAACAACTCGGCCGAAGCCTCGAAGCTTACATCCCTGTCCCATCAAACAGGTCTTTTACCCGTGTCCTGAAGCTGTCTATTTTTGGG
This window of the Methanobacteriaceae archaeon genome carries:
- a CDS encoding DUF429 domain-containing protein; this encodes MRKLKILGIDLAGKPDNPSGVCILEADENKFCEVSLSTLYSDKEILDKINSIQPSLIVMDAPLSLPKGRCCLDKNCECAVGGHFRQSEREIRVYGPVLPLTFTGMKMLTLRGVGLAQVLREKYLLKETHPRTVQKILGLENLKTDLERYFQIPLNSTSHELDAVLAALCGLYYLNESYVELGDVDEGTIIIPKDKN